Proteins encoded by one window of Pelmatolapia mariae isolate MD_Pm_ZW linkage group LG14, Pm_UMD_F_2, whole genome shotgun sequence:
- the LOC134641554 gene encoding POU domain class 2-associating factor 1, producing MHWEKSQPSAVGRSRPYQGVRVRDPVKELLRRKRSLELHSTKTLPPTGDVVSHNNQPSFTQGIFGCDVASGSPAEAPTTAADGGLQCAGWKATPSVTSPGLQAAAMSWSTPDYNQQDPSAQTLTYPATPTLTMQTLCPSYTMLTYTHAPLLTNFGTIPVAPAPASLPQVELQDSGLTYLPWAQPLTTISTMPNHGVQFAPGSAALPGSPLVHMPLSMSLTTMIPQLEPQGMDPQPEILEIPEHSEQQAQGQSLNEDPEVEAESPNLLDKLLEDHKEHGEEEDKDSYSSSLFIPNV from the exons CACAGCCATCAGCCGTGGGCAGGTCCAGGCCATACCAAGGTGTGCGAGTCAGAGATCCTGTCAAAGAGCtgctgaggaggaagaggagcctGGAGCTTCACAGCACCAAGACACTGCCTCCTACTGGG GATGTGGTCTCACACAACAACCAGCCGTCATTTACACAAG GTATCTTTGGCTGTGATGTTGCCAGCGGATCCCCAGCCGAAGCGCCGACCACAGCTGCTGATGGAGGGCTGCAGTGTGCGGGGTGGAAAGCGACGCCTTCTGTCACCAGTCCTGGGCTGCAGGCCGCCGCCATGTCCTGGTCGACGCCTGACTACAACCAGCAGGACCCCTCAGCTCAGACTCTGACCTACCCAGCTACTCCGACACTTACTATGCAAACTCTGTGTCCCAGCTACACCATGCTGACCTACACACACGCACCACTGCTGACAAACTTTGGG ACCATACCAGTGGCACCAGCCCCAGCCTCCCTGCCTCAAGTGGAGCTCCAAGACTCAGGGTTGACCTATCTTCCTTGGGCCCAGCCACTCACCACTATATCGACCATGCCTAATCACGGGGTGCAGTTTGCCCCGGGTTCTGCAGCGCTGCCTGGGTCGCCTCTGGTACACATGCCGCTGTCCATGTCGTTGACCACCATGATCCCACAGCTGGAGCCCCAGGGTATGGACCCTCAGCCTGAGATCCTGGAGATCCCCGAGCATTCAGAGCAGCAAGCTCAAGGTCAGTCTCTGAACGAAGACCCGGAGGTTGAGGCGGAATCACCAAACCTACTGGACAAACTCCTCGAGGATCACAAAGAACATGGTGAGGAGGAGGACAAAGACTCGTACAGCAGCTCCCTCTTCATACCCAATGTCTga
- the linc.pou2af1 gene encoding colorectal cancer associated 2 — MQECGIQVQQQQQFGDVMLPGNGYGGTTYDALLPPFPTSPQPWYHGLSSDADYYGQGMAPCSSLESLTFCNPVDPNTYSPQDSFSSSSSSSSSCYDSPTRMESSFSPQQYHYQNCGPQEYYGLPHCWSGQQESSPTPECAPYFAPTDYPQVYPVEDSSFQKDFPLSSEMCYNAL; from the exons ATGCAGGAGTGCGGCATCCaggtgcagcagcagcaacagtttGGGGATGTGATGTTGCCCGGCAACGGATACGGTGGTACCACCTACGACGCCCTTCTGCCTCCTTTTCCAACCTCCCCTCAGCCTTGGTACCACGGACTGTCCTCCGATGCGGACTACTACGGCCAGGGGATG GCCCCTTGCTCCTCATTGGAGTCACTGACTTTCTGCAACCCTGTGGATCCCAACACTTATTCCCCACAGGactccttctcttcctcctcctcctcctcctcctcatgctATGACTCGCCCACCAGAATGGAGTCAAGCTTCAGCCCACAGCAATACCACTATCAGAACTGTGGCCCCCAGGAATATTACGGCTTGCCACACTGCTGGTCAGGCCAGCAGGAGAGCTCCCCCACCCCAGAATGCGCACCTTACTTTGCTCCCACAGACTATCCCCAGGTGTATCCTGTAGAAGACAGCAGTTTCCAGAAGGATTTCCCGCTGAGCTCTGAGATGTGCTACAATGCTTTATGA